One genomic segment of Streptomyces niveus includes these proteins:
- a CDS encoding SDR family oxidoreductase: MTTGALEGKVALATGSSRGIGRAIAERLARDGAAVGVAYARDETAASETVERIRKNGGLAFALRAELGRHGDARRLWAAFDAAGKDHAPDGKLDIIVNNAGIGRSAALASLTEDGFDEVFAVNVRAPFFIVQQGLSRLREGGRVINISSGAAHLAMPEIIAYGATKGALDTFTRNLAKELGPRGITANSVASGIVDTDFNAAWLRGNPQAEAHAASLAALGRVGQPEDVADIVAFLASNDARWVTGRVIDATGGAGL; encoded by the coding sequence ATGACAACAGGAGCACTTGAGGGCAAGGTTGCGCTGGCCACGGGCAGCAGCCGAGGCATCGGCCGGGCCATCGCGGAACGACTCGCCCGGGACGGCGCCGCCGTCGGCGTCGCCTACGCCCGCGACGAGACGGCGGCCAGCGAGACCGTCGAGCGCATCCGGAAGAACGGAGGGCTGGCCTTCGCGCTGCGCGCGGAGCTGGGACGGCACGGCGACGCGAGGCGCCTCTGGGCCGCCTTCGACGCCGCGGGCAAAGACCACGCGCCCGACGGGAAGCTCGACATCATCGTCAACAACGCTGGCATAGGACGCAGCGCGGCGCTGGCCTCGTTGACCGAGGACGGCTTCGACGAGGTCTTCGCCGTGAACGTACGTGCACCGTTCTTCATCGTGCAGCAGGGGCTGTCGCGTCTGCGTGAGGGGGGCCGGGTCATCAACATCTCCAGCGGTGCGGCACACCTGGCCATGCCGGAGATCATCGCCTACGGCGCCACCAAGGGAGCACTGGACACCTTCACCCGCAACCTCGCCAAGGAGCTGGGCCCGCGGGGCATCACGGCCAACTCGGTGGCCTCCGGGATCGTCGATACGGATTTCAACGCGGCCTGGCTTCGAGGCAATCCGCAGGCCGAGGCACATGCGGCATCCCTGGCCGCCCTTGGCCGGGTCGGACAGCCGGAAGACGTGGCCGACATCGTGGCCTTCCTCGCCTCCAACGACGCGCGCTGGGTGACAGGCCGGGTCATCGACGCGACGGGAGGTGCCGGGCTGTGA
- a CDS encoding TetR/AcrR family transcriptional regulator — translation MSGSGVKRGRPPAFDRTTALAAATRLFWEHGYEATSIGELTRAMDIKPGSLYGAFGDKKSLFKEVVHAYGRSPVGAFIGTALEEELTARGAFRRILREAAAVYADPSHPAGCLTISAATNVTVQDAEVATFLSDLRNTNLAAFETRLKTAQQQGELSAAANPRALAAYFAAIIQGMSQRARDGATTTELTETAELALAAWPQTQG, via the coding sequence ATGAGCGGATCAGGTGTGAAGCGAGGACGGCCGCCGGCGTTCGACCGCACGACGGCCCTGGCAGCAGCAACCCGACTGTTCTGGGAGCACGGCTACGAGGCCACCTCCATCGGCGAGCTGACCCGGGCAATGGATATCAAGCCTGGCAGCCTGTACGGGGCGTTCGGAGACAAGAAATCCTTGTTCAAAGAGGTCGTCCACGCCTACGGACGCTCTCCCGTCGGTGCGTTCATCGGTACCGCCCTGGAAGAGGAGCTCACAGCCCGCGGCGCGTTCCGCCGTATCCTTCGCGAGGCGGCCGCCGTCTACGCCGACCCCTCCCACCCGGCCGGCTGTCTGACCATCAGCGCCGCCACCAACGTCACCGTCCAGGACGCCGAGGTCGCGACATTCCTGAGCGACCTCCGCAACACGAACCTGGCCGCTTTCGAAACACGCCTGAAGACCGCGCAGCAGCAAGGCGAACTATCCGCCGCAGCCAACCCTCGCGCTCTGGCCGCTTACTTTGCCGCGATCATCCAGGGCATGTCACAGCGGGCCCGCGACGGCGCCACGACGACAGAGCTCACCGAAACCGCAGAACTGGCACTGGCCGCCTGGCCCCAAACGCAAGGCTGA